In one Epinephelus moara isolate mb chromosome 6, YSFRI_EMoa_1.0, whole genome shotgun sequence genomic region, the following are encoded:
- the LOC126391783 gene encoding mucin-5AC, whose translation MASATFMKDTGCTGILHLLLFGLLLPSVSVSGQTPGPSSMPSTASATNTPQSPTATTSGGTGTSTTIQASASTTSGPTITSTISQSTATPTSSPANPTIQPATSSNIGGTAITPTTQSLTTSATSGGTETTSITQSPSDPSTSGGTATTTMPQSPSDPSTSGGPATTSITQSPSDPSTSGGTATTTMPQSPSDPSTSRGPATTTMALSPSAPSTSRGPATTTMPQSPSDPSTSGGTATTTMPQSPSAPSTSRGTVTTTMTQSSSAPSTSDGTATTTIQSPTTTATSGGIATTTMTQSPSITTTSDGTATTTIQSHTITSTHSTATTTISQSPSTITTSGGTATTTITQSSSAPSNSGGTAITTTTIQSPTTITTSGGIATTTVTQSPSTTTTSGGTAITTNYSPTTTTTSGGSAVTTQSGTSTTTTANSASSTSMTTHDVTTDYRYSGTTSASPKVGSTTMNQPGTTVPKSSPTMPKSSPTMPKSSPTMPKSSPAMTATGWTSPSTSMTTNSGPMPTITGGTPSMNGTTMVNPTSMSMIYCPSFMCNYTDCYTMYDSQNATLCAAGVYCELIRQTDMCYTVSCSASCADSCVNTSQTNCSVNCCNSTGCLNSTFASMMVMTTTVIPTTMKTTTTTPAPTTTTTSAPTTADNRNKCRKGTCVGPTCYKDFSTTALQSCSSSQPHCQLKKENVDSGLQWTAGCTTNCSGQAPCKTSTTPPCHLECCNATRTSCLWLNGTLNHPNFATRGPHLHTELIAFLLGLLAITLLL comes from the exons GCTGCACAGGCatcctgcacctcctcctgttcGGACTTCTTCTGCCATCAGTATCAGTGTCGGGCCAAACTCCCGGCCCGTCTTCGATGCCCTCCACTGCATCTGCCACCAATACCCCCCAGTCCCCCACAGCCACCACTTCCGGAGGCACAGGAACCAGCACCACCATCCAGGCTTCCGCCTCTACCACCTCTGGACCCACCATAACTTCAACCATCAGCCAGTCCACTGCAACACCCACCAGCAGCCCAGCAAACCCCACCATCCAGCCCGCCACCTCCAGCAACATTGGAGGTACAGCAATTACCCCCACCACCCAGTCTCTCACAACCTCAGCAACCTCCGGAGGCACAGAAACCACCTCTATCACCCAGTCACCCTCAGACCCAAgcacctctggaggcacagcaaCCACCACTATGCCCCAGTCACCCTCAGATCCTAGCACCTCCGGAGGCCCAGCAACCACCTCTATCACCCAGTCACCCTCAGACCCTAgcacctctggaggcacagcaaCCACCACTATGCCCCAGTCACCCTCAGACCCTAGCACCTCCAGAGGCCCAGCAACCACCACTATGGCCCTGTCACCCTCAGCCCCTAGCACCTCCAGAGGCCCAGCAACCACCACTATGCCCCAGTCACCCTCAGACCCTAgcacctctggaggcacagcaaCCACCACTATGCCCCAGTCACCCTCAGCCCCTAGCACCTCCAGAGGCACAGTAACCACCACTATGACCCAGTCATCCTCAGCCCCAAGCACCTCTGACGGCACAGCAACCACCACCATACAGTCTCCCACAACCACAGCAACCTCTGGAGGCATAGCAACCACCACTATGACCCAGTCACCCTCCATCACTACCACCTCCGATGGCACAGCAACCACCACCATACAGTCTCACACAATTACATCAACCCACAGCACAGCAACCACTACAATAAGTCAGTCACCTTCCACCATTAccacctctggaggcacagcaaCCACCACTATTACCCAGTCATCCTCAGCCCCGAGCAACTCTGGAGGCACAGcaatcaccaccaccaccatccagTCTCCCACAACCATAACAACCTCTGGAGGCATAGCAACCACCACTGTCACCCAGTCACCCTCCACCACTAccacctctggaggcacagcaaTCACCACCAACTATTCTCCTACAACCACGACCACCTCCGGGGGGTCAGCAGTCACCACACAATCCGGCACCAGCACAACAACCACTGCCAATTCTGCATCTTCAACTTCTATGACCACTCATGATGTAACCACTGATTATCGTTATTCAGGGACCACTTCTGCCTCCCCTAAAGTTGGTTCAACAACGATGAACCAGCCTGGGACCACCGTGCCCAAGTCCAGCCCCACCATGCCCAAGTCCAGCCCCACCATGCCCAAGTCCAGCCCCACCATGCCCAAGTCCAGCCCCGCCATGACGGCCACAGGCTGGACCAGTCCATCCACCTCCATGACTACCAATTCTGGTCCCATGCCCACCATAACtg GTGGCACGCCTAGTATGAATGGAACCACTATGGTAAACCCTACTTCAATGAGCATG atATACTGCCCCTCATTCATGTGTAACTACACGGACTGCTATACAATGTACGACAGTCAGAATGCCACTTTATGTGCTGCTGGTGTCTATTGTGAG CTGATTAGACAGACGGACATGTGCTACACTGTTAGCTGCAGCGCCTCCTGTGCTGATAGTTGCGTCAACACCTCTCAGACCAACTGCTCAGTGAACTGCTGCAATTCTACTGGCTGCCTCAATAGCACTTTTGCATCCATGATGGTCATGACAACCACAG TAATCCCAACCACCATGAAAACGACTACTACCACACCAGCTCCTACAACGACTACTACCAGTGCGCCAACAACAGCAGACAAT agaaaTAAATGCCGTAAAGGTACATGCGTTGGTCCAACTTGCTACAAAGATTTTTCAACTACTGCACTCCAATCATGCTCCTCCTCACAGCCACACTGTCAG CTGAAAAAGGAGAATGTAGACTCCGGTCTGCAGTGGACAGCAGGCTGCACCACCAACTGTTCTGGCCAAGCCCCATGCAAGACCTCCACAACACCTCCATGTCATCTAGAGTGCTGCAACGCCACCAGGACCTCCTGCCTGTGGTTGAATGGTACGCTGAATCACCCCAATTTTGCCACAAGAGGTCCTCATCTTCACACAGAGTTGATTGCGTTCTTACTTGGCCTCCTTGCCATCACTTTGCTGCTGTGA